The region GAACGGCCGCAGCGGCACAACGCGACCGTCGCCCTGCCCGGATCGATGCACCGCCCGTCCTGCGTGGTGAGCGTGAACGGCCCGCGGACCAGCAGCGGGCCGTCCTCGCACGGCGTCACCGTGACCACCGCCGCCGTGACCTGCTCGTCCGCATGGCGCTCCATATGAGCACCGTGCCCGGCACGGCGACGGGGTAACCCACGGGTCCTCCAGGTTGGCTCAGTCGGCTCGCGCGCACACCGCCGAAGGACTGAAGGCCCAGCACCCGGACCGTTCGTCGACCGACCCGGCCTGGACGAACGCCTGCGCCCCGGCGAACGCCGCCCGGGGAGCCGTGAACAGGCCGGGCACACCGGAGCCGGAGGGGCCGGGCACCGAGATCTTCCCGCCCGGCGGGGCGAATGCCCACTGCGGCGTCGCAGGGCTCTCCGCCGCCCCGCCCGGCACGGTCCCCAGGGGGACTCCGGACGTACGGCTCCGCCAGGGCGCCAGGCTCCAGCAGCCCGCGGCGTAGCCGTGACCGCACCCGTCCTCGTGGGAGTGGGAGACGAGCGGCGGCAGCGGCAGGTAGCCGGGGATCGCCAGCGGCGCCGACGGCTGGTGCGCGTCGCCCGCCTGTGGCGGCACCGCCCCGGACCCGCCGAGAGCCAGGGGAATCGTTCCCGTCTGACCGCTCGGGGGCAGCGCCGGCTCGGCCGCGGCAGCCGGCGGCGCGGTGGTGGTCACGATCGGCTTTGGCACCGGATGCGACCCCTTGGGCGGCTTGCTCTCGGACTTGCCACCGGCCTTCGGGGGATGCGCCGCCTTGGGCGGCTTCGCCGGCTTGCCTTTCGACTTGTCGTCGGACTTGGGCTTCTCGTCGGACTTGTCCTTCGGCTCGTCCTTGTCCTTCGGTTTGTCCGTGTCCGCCGGCG is a window of Microbispora sp. NBC_01189 DNA encoding:
- a CDS encoding CDGSH iron-sulfur domain-containing protein; the encoded protein is MERHADEQVTAAVVTVTPCEDGPLLVRGPFTLTTQDGRCIDPGRATVALCRCGRSSAKPFCDGSHKAVGFRATSEPDPAI